CGCAACCGCTTGGTGGAGCAATACCTGCCGCTGGTGAAGTACAACGGCGAGCGCATTTGGGCCCGGCTGCCCGAAGGCGTGGAATTGGACGATCTGGTCTCGGCCGGCGTGTTCGGCCTGATGGATGCCATCGACGCGTTTGATTTGTCGCGCGGCGTAAAATTCGAAACCTATTGCGTGCCGCGAATTCGCGGGGCCATGCTCGACGAGCTGCGAACCATGGACTGGGTGCCACGCTTGGTTCGCTCCAAGGCCAGTAAATTGAACGAGGCCATGAAAACACTGGAAGCCAAATTAGGCCGCACCCCCAGCGAAATTGAAATGTCTGGGCACATGCAGATTTCAGTGCCCGAGCTGGAAAAAATGATGCTGGAGGCCAACGCCGTTAACCTCATCAGCCTGAACAAAAAATGGTACGAAACCGACAGCTACAAAGACGTGCGCGAAATCGACATTTTGGAAGATAAGCGCGGCGAAGATCCGACGCGGCGGATTCAGAAAACCGACCTGATGCGGCTAGTGACGAAAGGCCTGAACCGCAACGAACGGCTGATCATCATTCTGTATTACTACGAAGAGCTGACGATGAAGGAGATCGGCGCCACGCTCGATCTTTCCGAAAGCCGCGTCAGCCAAATGCACAGCTCCATTGTGCAGCGTCTGCAGAGCCAACTTTGCCGCCGCCGGCCGGAGTTTGCAGGCTGACGAATAAGATAAAAACAAGTCGCGGCAACGAGATGAAATGCGCGGCTACCACTTGAAAATCAAGTGGCTGAGCACCAGCAGCAGCACCAAAATTGCCAGGCTGGCGGCAGAATATAGCAGCCAATCTTGCGACCATCGGCGTTTCGGTGGCGCTAGCCAGTTGTCGGATTTGTCGGGAATGGTTTCCTCGGTAATGGCTGCAAACGGCTCCGTGGCTTGCGAGCCGTGGCTGAGGCTCTCCTCGAACTGCCAGTCGGTTTCCGGCAGTGCGGCAAATTGCTCGCCGCCGTCGGAATCGTCGGCCAGGGGAATTCTTGAGC
The DNA window shown above is from Pirellulales bacterium and carries:
- a CDS encoding FliA/WhiG family RNA polymerase sigma factor, which produces MATAVAQDDIQELWLKFKEDTSSQDLRNRLVEQYLPLVKYNGERIWARLPEGVELDDLVSAGVFGLMDAIDAFDLSRGVKFETYCVPRIRGAMLDELRTMDWVPRLVRSKASKLNEAMKTLEAKLGRTPSEIEMSGHMQISVPELEKMMLEANAVNLISLNKKWYETDSYKDVREIDILEDKRGEDPTRRIQKTDLMRLVTKGLNRNERLIIILYYYEELTMKEIGATLDLSESRVSQMHSSIVQRLQSQLCRRRPEFAG